The Psychromonas sp. MME1 genome window below encodes:
- the glgA gene encoding glycogen synthase GlgA, which translates to MMNIVWATSEAAPYAKTGGLADVSFSLPHALAEDGHHVSVFMPYYPQVMAEQCADTVCVHELLGVPFGDENELWGSIRQHKLSDNLSFFFIEFDRYFDRPKLYDWDGHEYSDNAERFIFLSRAIMQAVLALDLKVDVLHCNDWHTALCSVYLKSGLYESYDNFSETKSVMTIHNIGYQGVFNKANLYWTGLGWDYFNVNCFEFYDQLNLLKAGVLTADIVTTVSPTYAKEILSVDYGFGLQRSLQHRAVQGKLRGIINGIDELEWNPETDKLIPANFSHKDLRGKAICKAELQKEFGLPIRPNVPLYGIVSRLATQKGLDVFIDCVEEMLINDDVQFVIIGSGDIAQEAALLNYAKAYPNKFGCYIGYNNKRAHMVEAGSDFFVMPSRYEPCGLNQMYSMKYGTLPIVRSTGGLEDTVRNYSPKRINKSTGFKFYDLHTDSLRTTMRWAASIYHNEKTAFAKMIQNGMTIDFSWHHTAVEYEELYRHANSRF; encoded by the coding sequence ATGATGAATATAGTTTGGGCAACAAGTGAGGCAGCACCGTATGCTAAAACGGGTGGATTAGCCGATGTCTCTTTTTCCTTGCCACATGCATTGGCTGAAGATGGCCATCATGTATCCGTTTTTATGCCCTATTACCCACAAGTTATGGCAGAACAATGTGCCGATACCGTGTGTGTGCATGAGCTTTTAGGCGTTCCTTTTGGTGATGAAAATGAGTTGTGGGGGAGTATCCGTCAGCATAAGCTTAGTGACAATTTATCCTTCTTTTTTATTGAATTCGATCGCTATTTTGACCGCCCTAAATTATATGATTGGGATGGACATGAATACTCTGATAATGCAGAACGTTTTATCTTTTTAAGCCGAGCTATTATGCAGGCGGTACTCGCATTAGATCTTAAAGTCGACGTTCTACATTGTAATGATTGGCATACGGCCTTGTGTAGTGTTTATCTAAAAAGCGGGTTATATGAATCCTATGATAATTTTAGTGAAACAAAGTCTGTTATGACTATTCATAATATTGGTTATCAAGGGGTATTTAATAAAGCGAATCTTTATTGGACTGGATTGGGTTGGGATTACTTTAATGTTAATTGCTTTGAGTTTTACGACCAGCTTAACCTATTAAAAGCAGGTGTACTAACAGCCGATATTGTAACAACCGTTAGTCCAACCTATGCTAAAGAAATTTTATCGGTTGATTATGGCTTTGGATTACAACGCTCTTTACAACATCGCGCCGTACAAGGAAAGTTGCGTGGAATTATTAATGGTATTGATGAGTTAGAGTGGAATCCTGAAACGGATAAATTAATTCCAGCTAATTTTTCACATAAAGATCTGCGTGGTAAAGCAATTTGTAAAGCGGAATTGCAAAAGGAATTTGGCTTGCCAATACGCCCTAATGTGCCTTTATATGGGATTGTATCAAGACTGGCTACACAAAAAGGGTTAGATGTCTTTATCGATTGTGTTGAGGAGATGCTCATAAATGATGATGTGCAATTTGTCATTATTGGCTCAGGAGATATAGCCCAAGAAGCAGCATTGCTTAACTATGCAAAAGCTTACCCGAATAAATTCGGCTGTTACATTGGTTATAACAACAAACGAGCTCATATGGTTGAAGCTGGCTCTGATTTCTTTGTAATGCCTTCAAGATATGAGCCCTGTGGACTTAATCAGATGTACAGCATGAAATACGGTACGCTACCAATTGTGAGATCAACAGGGGGATTGGAAGATACGGTGCGCAATTACTCACCGAAAAGAATCAATAAGTCCACTGGCTTTAAGTTTTATGACCTTCACACGGATTCACTCAGAACAACTATGAGATGGGCGGCTTCAATCTATCACAATGAGAAAACTGCATTTGCGAAAATGATCCAAAATGGCATGACCATCGATTTTTCATGGCATCATACCGCCGTTGAATATGAAGAGTTATATCGACACGCCAACAGTCGTTTCTGA
- the speA gene encoding biosynthetic arginine decarboxylase encodes MNNKTSLDDVRACYNVRHWSQGYFGINDAGNVYVAPRNNQPEMCVDLSTVVEKIQDKGLSLPVLVRFPQIIHQRVNGICEAFNNAIQKYDYAEKYLLVYPIKVNQQREVVNEIIASQFDQEEKQLGLEAGSKAELLAVLALAEKASSVIVCNGYKDREYIRLALIGEKLGHKVHIVLEKMSELKLILSEAKALNVEPRLGIRVRLASQGKGKWQASGGEKSKFGLSASQVLSVVDTLSAENKLDTLQLVHFHLGSQIANIRDVRFGVSEAARFYCELRKLGAQVAYMDVGGGLAVDYDGTRSQSSNSMNYSLAEYANNIVGTIADICYTYQQPVPAIISESGRSLTAHHAVLISNVIGAESYQPETLLPPSDDESVLLQNMWGSWEQLDKRNDDRALIEIYHDTQNDVAEVHSQFATGLLNLRQRAWAEQVHLRVCHELNKLMDEKNRFHRPIIDDLNEKLADKLFVNFSLFQSLPDAWGIEQIFPVLPLNGLDDAVQNRAVLLDITCDSDGAIDHYVDGQGIESTLLMPRWTEEKPYLMGFFLVGAYQEILGNMHNLFGDTHSAVVMVNDDGEIDVTEIAHGNIVEDMLNYVSLDSEEFKETYSQLVNSKLPPEEREEVFDELILGLKGYTYLEDY; translated from the coding sequence ATGAATAATAAAACTTCCCTTGACGATGTTCGTGCTTGCTACAATGTGCGTCATTGGAGCCAAGGTTACTTTGGTATTAACGATGCTGGTAATGTTTATGTTGCCCCACGAAATAATCAACCAGAGATGTGTGTTGACCTTAGTACCGTCGTCGAAAAAATTCAGGATAAAGGTTTATCTTTACCTGTATTGGTGCGTTTCCCTCAAATTATTCATCAGCGTGTTAATGGCATCTGTGAAGCTTTTAATAATGCCATTCAAAAATATGATTATGCTGAAAAGTATTTACTGGTCTATCCAATCAAGGTTAATCAGCAACGCGAAGTTGTTAATGAAATTATTGCCAGTCAGTTCGACCAAGAAGAGAAGCAGCTCGGTTTAGAGGCGGGCAGTAAGGCTGAGTTATTGGCTGTATTGGCGTTAGCGGAAAAAGCTTCATCGGTGATTGTTTGTAATGGCTATAAAGACCGAGAGTATATTCGCCTTGCATTAATTGGTGAGAAACTTGGCCATAAGGTACATATTGTCTTAGAAAAAATGTCGGAGCTTAAATTAATTTTAAGTGAAGCTAAGGCGCTTAATGTTGAGCCTCGCTTAGGTATTCGCGTTCGTTTAGCTTCTCAAGGTAAGGGAAAATGGCAAGCAAGTGGCGGTGAAAAATCTAAATTTGGTTTATCTGCTTCACAGGTATTGTCTGTTGTTGATACGTTAAGCGCAGAAAATAAACTTGATACTCTACAATTAGTGCATTTTCACCTCGGTTCTCAGATAGCAAACATTCGAGATGTTCGCTTTGGGGTGAGTGAAGCCGCACGATTCTATTGTGAATTACGTAAACTCGGTGCGCAAGTTGCTTATATGGATGTCGGTGGTGGTTTGGCTGTTGATTATGACGGTACTCGCAGCCAATCATCTAATTCCATGAATTACAGTTTAGCTGAATATGCTAATAACATTGTTGGTACGATTGCTGATATCTGTTATACCTATCAGCAACCCGTCCCAGCCATTATCTCTGAATCAGGTCGCTCATTAACAGCGCATCATGCGGTATTAATTTCCAATGTAATTGGTGCTGAGTCTTATCAACCAGAAACATTGCTTCCTCCGAGCGACGATGAATCAGTGTTATTGCAAAATATGTGGGGATCATGGGAGCAATTAGATAAACGTAATGATGACCGTGCATTAATAGAAATTTACCACGATACACAAAATGACGTCGCCGAAGTGCACAGTCAATTTGCAACGGGTCTACTTAACTTGAGGCAACGTGCATGGGCAGAGCAGGTACATCTGCGAGTTTGTCATGAACTTAATAAATTAATGGATGAAAAAAATCGTTTCCATCGCCCTATTATTGATGATTTAAACGAAAAATTGGCTGATAAACTGTTTGTTAATTTCTCCTTATTTCAGTCATTGCCTGACGCATGGGGGATTGAGCAAATATTCCCAGTATTGCCTTTAAATGGATTAGATGATGCGGTACAAAACCGTGCCGTTTTACTTGATATTACCTGCGATTCTGATGGGGCTATTGACCATTATGTAGATGGGCAGGGTATTGAAAGCACGTTATTAATGCCTCGTTGGACAGAGGAGAAACCTTATCTAATGGGATTTTTCCTAGTGGGCGCGTATCAAGAAATTCTTGGCAATATGCATAACCTATTTGGTGATACTCACAGTGCGGTGGTGATGGTCAATGATGATGGTGAAATAGACGTGACCGAAATCGCCCACGGCAATATTGTCGAAGATATGCTCAATTATGTCAGCTTAGATTCTGAAGAATTTAAAGAAACCTATTCTCAATTAGTGAATAGTAAATTACCACCTGAAGAGCGTGAAGAGGTCTTTGATGAACTCATTTTAGGCCTGAAAGGTTATACCTATTTAGAAGATTATTAA